In a genomic window of Staphylococcus taiwanensis:
- a CDS encoding bifunctional oligoribonuclease/PAP phosphatase NrnA yields MVEIFNEIMQKIEENDTIIIHRHVRPDPDAYGSQLGLKLYLERKFPNKKIYAVGEPEVSLEFIGALDQVEASIYENALVIVCDTANAPRIDDQRFANGKGLIKIDHHPATDQYGEINYVNTDASSTSEIIFDFITHFNDFSIIDEQVARVLYLGIVGDTGRFLFSNTTPHTMEVASQLLTFPFNHNEELNKMSEKDPKLMPFQGYILQNFELSDNHEYCQVRITKDILKKYQILPNEASQFVNTVADINGLKIWMFGVDEGDQIRCRVRSKGITINDVANQFGGGGHPNASGVSVYSWEEFETLAQALRQKL; encoded by the coding sequence GATAATTATTCATAGACACGTACGTCCAGATCCAGATGCTTATGGTTCACAATTAGGGTTAAAATTATATTTAGAGCGTAAATTTCCTAATAAAAAGATTTATGCTGTTGGTGAACCTGAGGTATCATTAGAATTTATAGGAGCATTGGACCAAGTTGAAGCTAGCATCTATGAAAATGCTTTAGTTATAGTTTGTGATACTGCCAATGCACCAAGAATTGATGATCAAAGATTTGCTAATGGAAAGGGTTTAATTAAAATTGATCATCATCCTGCTACTGATCAATACGGTGAAATTAATTATGTAAATACTGATGCATCTTCTACTAGTGAAATTATATTTGATTTCATCACACATTTTAATGATTTTAGCATAATTGATGAGCAAGTTGCTCGTGTTCTATATTTAGGTATAGTCGGAGATACTGGCAGATTCTTATTTAGTAACACAACGCCTCATACTATGGAAGTGGCAAGTCAATTATTAACATTCCCATTTAATCATAACGAAGAATTAAATAAAATGTCTGAAAAAGATCCGAAATTAATGCCTTTTCAAGGTTATATTCTTCAGAATTTTGAACTCAGTGATAATCATGAGTATTGTCAGGTTAGAATTACAAAAGACATATTAAAAAAATATCAAATACTTCCAAATGAAGCATCACAATTTGTCAATACTGTGGCTGATATAAACGGATTGAAAATATGGATGTTTGGTGTAGATGAAGGAGACCAAATTAGATGTCGAGTAAGATCTAAAGGCATTACAATTAATGACGTAGCGAATCAATTTGGTGGAGGTGGCCATCCAAATGCCTCTGGTGTCTCAGTATATAGTTGGGAAGAGTTTGAAACTTTAGCACAAGCTTTACGTCAAAAACTATAA
- a CDS encoding DNA polymerase III subunit alpha translates to MVAHLNIHTAYDLLNSSLKINEVIKKAKQNNYDALAITDMNVLYGLPQFYDACVQAKIKPIFGMTIHLTDGLETVETVVLARNNEGLKSLYQLSSAIKMKEREVTPLEWLHKYCDNFAIIFKNVTSRQAIIVDSFNDHEYIYINHTSELEYFNLKVVWLQNARYLDKEDVETIPALEAIKNNTKLDLVHNSQDLGEHFFSKDELQDLEISKEIWNHTLELADICSAEIEYHQNLLPKFDAPSGQTSKDYLWTVLTNRLTEQNLNNDNRYVQRLNHEFQIITEMGFEDYFLIVSDLIHYAKTHDVMVGPGRGSSAGSLVSYLLGITTIDPIKFNLLFERFLNPERVTMPDIDIDFEDTRRERVIRYVQEKYGEHHVSGIVTFGHLLARAVARDVGRIIGFDDITLNEISKLIPHQLGITLEQAYQDEKFKQFVHRNHRHEKWFEICKKLEGLPRHTSTHAAGVIINDQPLYNYAPLTLGDTGLLTQWTMTEAERLGLLKIDFLGLRNLSIIHQIVNQVNKDLHIKINIEEIPFDNEAVFELLSRGDTTGIFQLESDGVRKVLKRLQPDHFEDIVAVTSLYRPGPMEEIPTYISRRHKKSEINYLHPDLEPILKNTYGVIIYQEQIMQIASKFASFSYGQSDILRRAMSKKSRTVLESERQHFIEGATNNGYDETISKQIFDLILKFADYGFPRAHAVSYSKIAYIMAYLKVHYPNYFYANILSNVVGNEVKTAIIIDEAKNQQLSILPPNINESHWFYKATESDIYLSLGAVKGVGYQSVKSIVDERYQNGNYKDFFDFARRIPKRIKTRKLLEALILVGAFDSFGKNRATLLSTLDQVLDQVSNVEQDDFLFNMLTPKQFYEDKEEFNDQMLSKYEKEYLGFYISNHPVEKLFYKKQYLGIFTLSNMLNSKPILVQVDQIKQIRTKTGQNMAFLLLNDGRRLMDGVIFPDKFKRYETLLEEGGMYIIQGKLEKRNQQLQLIVNTVETLQTFETNKINSAKQIVLRNIVELEEVKQYLTSQNDSTMLEVQVYNEQTQSTQYLGCISKNQEALTRMIERFHPNDIRIL, encoded by the coding sequence ATGGTTGCACATTTAAATATTCATACTGCTTATGATTTGTTGAATTCAAGTTTGAAAATAAATGAAGTTATTAAAAAGGCTAAGCAAAATAATTATGATGCATTAGCAATCACAGATATGAATGTATTATATGGACTTCCTCAATTTTATGATGCTTGTGTGCAAGCCAAGATTAAACCTATATTTGGAATGACCATTCATTTAACAGATGGGTTAGAAACAGTTGAAACTGTAGTACTTGCTCGTAATAATGAAGGGCTAAAATCACTGTATCAATTATCTTCAGCCATTAAAATGAAAGAACGTGAAGTTACCCCACTTGAATGGTTACATAAATATTGTGATAATTTTGCTATCATTTTTAAAAATGTTACGAGTCGCCAAGCAATTATTGTAGATAGTTTTAATGACCATGAGTATATATATATCAACCATACAAGTGAATTAGAGTACTTTAATTTAAAAGTTGTTTGGCTTCAAAATGCTCGATATTTAGATAAAGAAGATGTCGAAACTATACCTGCGTTAGAGGCAATTAAAAACAATACTAAATTAGATTTAGTTCATAACAGCCAAGACTTAGGTGAACATTTTTTCTCAAAAGACGAATTGCAGGATTTAGAAATATCAAAAGAGATTTGGAATCATACGCTTGAATTAGCTGACATATGTTCAGCAGAAATTGAATATCATCAAAACTTATTACCTAAGTTTGATGCGCCATCTGGCCAAACGTCTAAAGATTATTTATGGACCGTTTTAACCAATCGACTTACTGAACAAAATTTAAATAACGATAATCGTTATGTGCAACGACTAAATCATGAATTTCAAATCATCACCGAAATGGGCTTTGAAGACTACTTTTTAATAGTAAGTGATTTAATTCATTATGCTAAAACGCATGATGTAATGGTGGGGCCAGGACGTGGTTCCTCTGCAGGGTCACTCGTTAGTTATCTTTTAGGTATTACCACTATTGATCCAATTAAGTTTAATCTTTTATTTGAACGTTTTTTAAATCCGGAACGTGTGACTATGCCGGATATAGATATAGATTTTGAAGATACACGTCGTGAACGTGTGATTCGTTATGTTCAAGAAAAATATGGTGAACACCATGTTTCAGGTATAGTAACTTTTGGACATTTATTAGCTCGAGCTGTAGCTAGGGATGTCGGTAGAATAATTGGTTTTGATGATATAACTTTGAATGAAATATCAAAATTAATACCACATCAATTAGGTATAACACTTGAACAAGCCTATCAAGATGAAAAATTCAAACAATTTGTACATCGTAATCATCGACATGAGAAATGGTTTGAAATCTGTAAAAAATTGGAAGGACTACCAAGACATACATCAACGCATGCTGCTGGTGTTATTATAAATGATCAACCACTGTATAATTATGCGCCGCTTACATTGGGAGATACAGGTTTATTAACGCAATGGACAATGACTGAAGCGGAGCGTTTAGGATTACTTAAAATAGATTTTCTAGGGCTACGTAATTTATCAATCATTCATCAAATTGTGAATCAAGTAAATAAAGATTTACATATAAAGATTAATATTGAGGAAATTCCTTTTGACAACGAAGCGGTGTTTGAATTGCTTTCAAGAGGGGATACCACAGGAATCTTTCAGTTAGAATCTGATGGTGTGCGTAAAGTTTTAAAAAGACTACAACCAGACCACTTTGAAGATATAGTTGCTGTAACTTCACTATATAGACCTGGTCCGATGGAAGAAATTCCAACATATATCTCACGGAGACATAAAAAAAGTGAAATTAATTATTTACATCCTGATTTAGAACCGATCTTAAAAAATACCTATGGCGTAATTATCTATCAAGAACAGATTATGCAAATTGCTAGTAAGTTCGCTAGTTTTAGTTATGGTCAATCAGATATTTTACGTCGAGCAATGAGTAAAAAAAGTCGTACTGTTTTAGAAAGTGAGCGTCAACATTTTATTGAAGGTGCCACTAACAACGGTTATGATGAAACAATTAGTAAACAAATATTTGATTTGATTCTCAAATTTGCGGATTATGGTTTTCCAAGAGCGCATGCAGTTAGTTACTCTAAAATTGCCTACATTATGGCTTACTTAAAAGTCCATTATCCAAACTATTTTTATGCCAATATTTTGAGTAATGTAGTAGGTAATGAGGTTAAAACTGCAATCATCATTGATGAAGCAAAAAACCAACAATTAAGTATATTACCGCCAAACATCAATGAAAGTCACTGGTTCTATAAAGCTACCGAATCTGATATCTATCTTTCTCTCGGTGCTGTTAAAGGTGTAGGTTATCAAAGTGTAAAATCCATTGTTGATGAAAGATATCAGAATGGAAATTACAAGGATTTCTTTGATTTTGCAAGACGTATACCTAAACGTATTAAAACACGTAAATTGCTTGAAGCATTAATATTAGTAGGGGCCTTCGACTCTTTTGGGAAAAACAGAGCAACATTATTAAGTACGTTAGATCAAGTACTAGACCAAGTATCTAATGTTGAACAAGATGACTTTTTATTTAATATGTTAACACCAAAACAATTTTATGAAGATAAAGAAGAATTTAATGATCAGATGCTTAGTAAATATGAAAAAGAATATTTAGGATTTTATATTTCTAATCATCCTGTAGAAAAACTGTTTTATAAAAAGCAATATCTTGGAATCTTTACACTTAGTAATATGCTTAATTCAAAACCAATTCTTGTTCAAGTTGATCAAATTAAGCAAATTAGAACTAAAACAGGTCAAAATATGGCTTTTCTATTGTTAAATGATGGTAGACGTTTAATGGATGGCGTTATTTTTCCAGATAAATTTAAACGCTATGAAACGCTTTTAGAAGAAGGTGGAATGTACATCATTCAAGGTAAACTTGAAAAGCGTAATCAACAATTACAACTTATAGTGAATACTGTTGAAACATTACAAACATTTGAAACGAATAAAATTAATAGTGCGAAACAGATTGTATTGAGGAATATAGTTGAATTGGAAGAAGTAAAACAATACTTGACGTCACAAAATGATTCAACCATGTTAGAAGTTCAGGTGTATAATGAACAAACTCAAAGCACTCAATATTTAGGATGTATTTCTAAAAATCAAGAAGCGTTAACACGCATGATTGAACGCTTCCATCCTAATGATATAAGAATTTTATAA
- a CDS encoding NAD-dependent malic enzyme — MSLRDDALQMHKENQGKLEITPNVKVTNKEELSLAYSPGVAEPCKEIYEDPRTVYDYTIKRNTVAVVTDGTAVLGLGNIGAAASIPVMEGKAVLFKSFAGINGVPIALDTKDTEEIIRTVKLISPNYGGINLEDISAPRCFEIEDRLKKETNIPVFHDDQHGTAIVTMAGLINALRIVNKDLSDIKVVLNGAGAAGIAIVKLLDSYGVRNMIMCDSRGAIFEGRSYGMNDTKDYVAKFTNKDKIEGSLKDVIKDADVFIGVSVADLLSKDMVKSMADDAIIFAMANPDPEIKPDDAKDAGAKVVGTGRSDFPNQINNVLAFPGIFRGALDTESTHINEDMKKAAVEAIADLIKKDELNPDYCIPGPFDKRVAPSVAREVARAAMESGVARTEVDPQKVYDNTMKLTDLK; from the coding sequence ATGTCTTTAAGAGATGATGCATTACAAATGCATAAAGAAAATCAAGGTAAATTAGAAATTACACCTAATGTAAAAGTGACTAATAAAGAGGAGTTGAGCCTTGCTTATTCTCCAGGTGTTGCAGAACCATGTAAAGAAATTTATGAAGATCCTCGTACAGTTTATGACTATACAATTAAAAGAAATACAGTTGCAGTAGTAACTGATGGTACTGCTGTGTTAGGATTAGGTAATATTGGTGCTGCAGCTAGTATTCCAGTAATGGAAGGAAAAGCAGTTCTCTTTAAAAGTTTTGCAGGTATAAACGGTGTGCCTATCGCACTAGACACTAAAGATACTGAAGAAATTATTCGCACGGTGAAATTAATTTCTCCTAATTATGGTGGTATTAATTTAGAGGATATTTCAGCACCTCGATGCTTTGAGATAGAAGATAGATTAAAGAAAGAAACAAATATCCCAGTATTTCACGATGATCAACATGGTACTGCTATTGTAACTATGGCTGGTTTGATTAATGCTTTAAGAATCGTAAATAAAGATTTGTCTGATATTAAAGTCGTGTTAAACGGAGCTGGAGCAGCTGGTATCGCTATTGTAAAATTATTAGATTCTTATGGTGTAAGAAATATGATTATGTGTGACTCTCGAGGGGCTATCTTCGAAGGACGTTCTTATGGTATGAATGATACCAAAGACTATGTTGCTAAATTTACGAACAAAGATAAAATTGAAGGTTCTTTAAAAGATGTTATTAAAGATGCCGATGTATTTATTGGTGTATCAGTAGCTGATTTATTGTCTAAAGATATGGTTAAATCAATGGCTGATGATGCTATAATCTTCGCGATGGCTAATCCTGATCCAGAAATTAAACCTGATGATGCTAAAGATGCAGGAGCAAAAGTAGTAGGTACAGGTCGTTCAGATTTCCCTAACCAAATTAATAATGTACTTGCATTCCCTGGAATATTTAGAGGCGCATTAGATACAGAATCAACACATATTAACGAAGATATGAAAAAAGCCGCAGTGGAAGCTATAGCAGATTTAATTAAAAAAGATGAATTAAATCCGGATTATTGTATTCCTGGACCTTTCGACAAAAGAGTAGCACCTTCAGTTGCCCGTGAAGTTGCAAGAGCAGCTATGGAATCTGGCGTAGCGAGAACTGAAGTTGATCCTCAAAAAGTTTATGATAACACAATGAAATTAACTGATTTGAAATAA
- a CDS encoding acetyl-CoA carboxylase carboxyltransferase subunit beta, producing the protein MFKDFFNRSSKKKKYLTVQDSKQNEVPAGIMTKCPKCKKIMYTKELNENLNVCFNCDHHISLPAYKRIEAISDEKTFIEFDKGMTSDNPLDFPGYQEKIEKDQNKTDLMEAVVTGTAELEGIKFGVAVMDARFRMGSMGSVVGEKICRIIDYCTEHRLPFILFSASGGARMQEGIISLMQMGKTSVSLKRHSDAGLLYVSYLTHPTTGGVSASFASVGDINLSEPKALIGFAGRRVIEQTINEKLPDDFQTAEFLLEHGQLDQVVHRKEMKNTLAQILKMHQEVKTDA; encoded by the coding sequence ATGTTTAAGGACTTTTTTAACAGAAGTAGTAAAAAAAAGAAATATTTAACTGTACAAGATTCTAAACAAAATGAAGTGCCTGCGGGTATTATGACTAAGTGTCCTAAATGTAAAAAAATAATGTACACGAAAGAATTAAATGAAAATCTAAATGTATGCTTTAATTGCGATCATCATATCTCTTTACCAGCATATAAAAGGATTGAAGCTATCAGTGATGAAAAAACGTTCATTGAATTTGATAAAGGTATGACTTCAGATAATCCATTAGACTTTCCTGGTTATCAAGAAAAAATTGAAAAAGACCAAAATAAAACAGATCTAATGGAAGCAGTTGTCACTGGGACAGCTGAGTTAGAAGGTATTAAATTTGGTGTTGCAGTTATGGATGCACGCTTTAGAATGGGAAGCATGGGGTCAGTAGTTGGCGAAAAAATATGTCGTATCATTGATTATTGTACAGAGCATCGCTTACCGTTCATTCTTTTCTCAGCTAGTGGTGGAGCCAGAATGCAAGAAGGTATTATATCATTAATGCAAATGGGTAAAACGAGTGTTTCATTAAAACGTCATTCAGATGCAGGACTTTTATATGTTTCATATTTAACACATCCTACTACTGGAGGCGTATCTGCTAGTTTTGCTTCTGTAGGTGATATTAATTTAAGTGAGCCTAAAGCTTTAATAGGTTTTGCAGGTCGTCGAGTCATCGAACAAACAATAAACGAAAAATTGCCAGATGATTTTCAAACTGCAGAATTTTTACTTGAGCATGGACAATTAGACCAAGTTGTACATCGAAAAGAAATGAAAAATACGCTTGCTCAAATATTAAAAATGCACCAAGAGGTGAAAACTGATGCTTGA
- a CDS encoding acetyl-CoA carboxylase carboxyltransferase subunit alpha, with protein MLDFEKPLFEIKNKIESLKESQEKNDVDLQDEIDLLEASLERETKKIYTNLKPWDRVQIARLQERPTTLDYIPYIFDSFIEFHGDRNFRDDPAMIGGIGYLEGTPVTIIGQQRGKDTKDNIYRNFGMAHPEGYRKALRLMKQAEKFNRPIFTFIDTKGAYPGKAAEERGQSESIARNLVEMASLKVPVIAIVIGEGGSGGALGIGISNKIMMLENSTYSVISPEGAAALLWKDSTLAKMAAETMKITAKDLYGLNVIDEVINEPLGGAHNDVEFQAIEIKKAFVNHLNELKTLSADQLVENRFNKFRNIGSYIED; from the coding sequence ATGCTTGATTTTGAAAAACCATTATTTGAAATAAAAAATAAAATAGAATCACTTAAAGAATCTCAAGAAAAAAATGATGTTGACCTTCAAGATGAAATAGATTTATTAGAAGCATCTTTAGAAAGAGAAACTAAGAAGATATATACGAATTTAAAACCTTGGGATAGAGTTCAAATTGCACGTCTTCAAGAAAGACCAACAACGCTTGACTATATACCATATATCTTTGATTCATTTATTGAATTCCATGGTGATCGAAATTTCAGAGATGACCCTGCTATGATTGGTGGAATAGGTTATTTAGAAGGTACGCCTGTAACAATTATTGGTCAACAAAGGGGTAAAGATACTAAAGATAATATTTATCGTAACTTTGGAATGGCTCATCCTGAAGGGTATCGTAAAGCATTAAGATTGATGAAACAAGCCGAAAAATTTAATCGTCCTATTTTCACTTTTATAGACACAAAAGGTGCGTACCCAGGTAAAGCTGCTGAAGAACGCGGACAAAGTGAATCAATTGCAAGAAATTTAGTTGAGATGGCTTCATTAAAAGTACCAGTTATTGCAATTGTCATTGGTGAAGGTGGTAGTGGTGGTGCACTTGGAATTGGTATATCTAATAAAATAATGATGCTTGAGAATAGTACATATTCCGTTATTTCACCTGAGGGTGCTGCAGCATTATTATGGAAAGATAGTACACTTGCTAAAATGGCTGCAGAAACAATGAAAATTACTGCTAAAGACTTATATGGCTTGAATGTAATTGATGAGGTAATTAATGAACCACTTGGTGGCGCACATAATGATGTTGAATTTCAAGCAATAGAAATTAAAAAAGCATTCGTAAATCATTTAAATGAATTAAAAACACTTAGTGCTGATCAATTAGTTGAAAATCGTTTTAATAAATTTAGAAATATCGGTTCATATATTGAAGACTAA
- the pfkA gene encoding 6-phosphofructokinase, which produces MKKIAVLTSGGDSPGMNAAVRAVVRKAIYNDIEVYGIYQGYQGLLDDNIHKLELGSVGDTIQRGGTFLYSARCPQFKEASVRQKGIENLHKRGIEGLVVVGGDGSYRGAQRISEETTDIHTVGIPGTIDNDINGTDFTIGFDTALNTIIESVDKIRDTASSHARTFIVEVMGRDCGDLALWAGLSVGAETILVPEAHTDIKDVAEKIEKGIKRGKKHSIVMVAEGCMSGQECADQLMKYINVDARVSVLGHIQRGGSPSGADRVLASRLGGHAVELLMQGKSGLGVGIKNNELTATPFDEIFNNSSHKFNTDIYELAKELSI; this is translated from the coding sequence ATGAAAAAAATTGCGGTATTAACAAGTGGTGGAGATTCACCAGGCATGAATGCTGCTGTGAGAGCAGTTGTTCGTAAGGCGATTTATAACGATATTGAAGTTTATGGTATTTATCAAGGTTATCAAGGTCTATTAGATGATAATATTCATAAGCTTGAATTGGGATCAGTAGGAGACACTATACAACGTGGAGGTACTTTCCTTTATTCAGCTAGATGTCCTCAATTCAAAGAGGCAAGTGTTAGACAAAAAGGAATAGAAAATTTGCATAAGCGTGGGATTGAGGGTCTAGTAGTTGTTGGAGGAGATGGTAGCTATCGTGGTGCCCAACGCATTAGTGAAGAAACTACAGATATACACACAGTTGGTATCCCGGGGACAATTGATAACGATATAAATGGTACAGATTTTACAATCGGTTTTGACACGGCTTTGAATACCATTATTGAAAGTGTTGATAAAATACGTGATACAGCCTCAAGTCACGCTAGAACATTTATCGTAGAAGTTATGGGGCGTGATTGTGGTGACCTAGCATTGTGGGCAGGCTTATCTGTCGGTGCTGAAACAATTCTTGTACCTGAAGCACACACTGATATTAAAGATGTCGCTGAAAAAATAGAAAAAGGTATCAAACGTGGAAAAAAACACTCAATCGTTATGGTTGCAGAAGGTTGCATGAGTGGTCAAGAATGTGCAGATCAATTAATGAAATATATTAATGTAGATGCACGCGTATCTGTACTTGGTCACATTCAACGTGGAGGTAGTCCGTCAGGAGCTGACCGTGTACTCGCATCACGATTAGGTGGTCATGCAGTTGAATTATTAATGCAAGGTAAATCTGGACTAGGTGTTGGTATTAAAAATAATGAATTAACAGCAACACCTTTTGATGAAATATTTAATAATAGTAGTCATAAGTTTAATACAGACATTTATGAATTAGCGAAAGAGTTATCTATTTAA
- the pyk gene encoding pyruvate kinase, whose protein sequence is MRKTKIVCTIGPASESEEMLEKLMKAGMNVARLNFSHGSHEEHKARIDTIRKVADRLGKTIGILLDTKGPEIRTHDMKDGLIMLEKGKEVIVSMSQVEGTPEKFSVTYEDLINDVQVGSYILLDDGLVELQVKDIDKTKGEVKCDILNTGELKNKKGVNLPGVKVNLPGITDKDADDILFGIKEDVDYIAASFVRRPSDVLDIREILERENNHNITIFPKIENQEGIDNIEEILEVSDGLMVARGDMGVEIPPESVPIVQKDLIRKCNKLGKPVITATQMLDSMQRNPRATRAEASDVANAIYDGTDAVMLSGETAAGLYPEEAVKTMRNIAVSAEAAQDYKKLLSDRTKLVETSLVNAIGVSVAHTALNLNVKAIVAATESGSTAVTISKYRPHSDIIAVTPSEHTARQLALVWGAYPVIKKGRKTTDDLLNNAVATAVETGRVSNGDLIIITAGVPTGEKGTTNMMKLHLVGDEIAKGQGVGRGSVVGKTVVANNSSDLEGKDLSESVIVTNSVDESMVPYLENAVGLITEENGITSPSAIVGLEKGIPTIIGVENATNEFKDGILVTVDAAQGKIFEGYANVL, encoded by the coding sequence ATGAGAAAGACTAAAATTGTATGTACAATTGGACCTGCATCAGAGTCTGAAGAAATGTTAGAAAAATTAATGAAAGCTGGTATGAACGTAGCGCGTTTGAACTTCTCTCATGGTAGTCATGAAGAACATAAAGCACGTATTGATACGATTCGTAAAGTAGCTGATAGATTAGGTAAAACAATCGGTATCTTATTAGATACAAAAGGACCTGAAATCCGTACGCATGACATGAAAGATGGCTTAATTATGCTTGAAAAAGGCAAAGAAGTGATCGTAAGTATGTCACAAGTTGAAGGTACACCTGAAAAATTCTCAGTAACATATGAAGACTTAATTAATGATGTGCAAGTAGGATCATACATTTTACTTGATGATGGTTTAGTTGAATTACAAGTTAAAGACATCGATAAAACTAAAGGCGAAGTTAAATGTGATATCTTAAACACTGGTGAATTAAAAAATAAAAAAGGTGTTAACTTACCTGGCGTAAAAGTTAATTTACCTGGTATTACTGATAAAGATGCTGATGATATCTTATTTGGTATTAAAGAAGATGTTGATTATATCGCAGCAAGTTTTGTACGTCGTCCAAGTGATGTTTTAGATATTCGTGAAATTTTAGAAAGAGAAAATAATCATAACATTACTATTTTCCCTAAAATTGAAAACCAAGAAGGTATCGACAATATCGAAGAAATATTAGAAGTATCTGATGGATTAATGGTTGCTCGTGGTGACATGGGTGTTGAAATTCCACCTGAATCTGTACCAATTGTGCAAAAAGATTTAATCAGAAAATGTAATAAATTAGGTAAACCAGTTATCACTGCTACACAAATGTTAGATTCAATGCAACGTAATCCTCGTGCTACAAGAGCCGAAGCAAGTGACGTTGCAAACGCAATTTACGATGGCACAGATGCAGTCATGTTATCTGGTGAAACAGCTGCCGGTCTATATCCAGAAGAAGCTGTAAAAACAATGAGAAATATTGCTGTTTCAGCTGAAGCTGCACAAGATTATAAAAAATTATTATCTGACCGTACTAAATTAGTAGAAACTTCATTAGTTAATGCAATTGGTGTATCAGTTGCACATACTGCATTAAACTTAAATGTTAAAGCAATTGTAGCTGCTACAGAAAGTGGTTCTACTGCTGTAACAATTTCTAAATATCGTCCTCATTCTGATATTATTGCAGTGACACCTAGCGAACATACAGCGCGTCAATTAGCATTAGTATGGGGTGCTTATCCAGTAATTAAAAAAGGTCGTAAAACAACTGATGACCTTTTAAATAATGCAGTTGCAACAGCTGTAGAAACTGGAAGAGTAAGTAATGGTGATTTAATTATTATTACAGCAGGTGTGCCTACTGGTGAAAAAGGTACAACTAATATGATGAAATTACACTTAGTTGGTGATGAAATCGCTAAAGGACAAGGCGTAGGTCGTGGATCTGTTGTAGGTAAAACGGTAGTTGCGAATAATTCAAGTGATTTAGAAGGCAAAGATTTAAGTGAATCTGTAATTGTAACTAACTCAGTTGATGAAAGTATGGTTCCATACCTTGAAAATGCAGTAGGTTTAATTACAGAAGAAAATGGAATTACATCACCTAGTGCAATTGTTGGTCTAGAAAAAGGTATTCCTACAATTATCGGTGTTGAAAATGCTACTAACGAATTTAAAGATGGTATCTTAGTAACTGTGGATGCAGCTCAAGGAAAAATCTTTGAAGGATATGCTAACGTACTATAA